CCCGGAGATGGCGGCCACCACGGGCTTGCCCAGCACCAGGCGCGAGGGGCCCATGGGCCCGTCTCCCTCCGGCGACAGCCGCGGCATCCGCCCCTCGGCCACGGCCTTGAGGTCCGCGCCCGCGCAGAAGGTGCCCCCCTCGCCGAAGAAGACGCCCACCTTCGCGTCCGGATCCGCGTCGAACGCGCGGAAGGCGTCCGCGAGCTCCCGGGCCGTGGCGCCGTCCACCGCGTTGCGCACGTCGGGGCGGTGGAGGAGGACGGTGGTGACGGGGCCACTCTTCTCGACGTGGACGCTCATGGGCGCGGCAGCCTCGCACGGGCCTTCGCTCGGAGGAACCGGCTCGTGCGGGCGGGCCCCGGAAATGCCCGAGCCCCGGGACTGGCGGGGTGCCAGGTCCAGGGGCTCGGGTTCAACACGGCTCGGTGAGGACTAGTCGCCGAGGGCGGAGTTGACCAGGAAGGCCACGGCGCTCATGCCCGCGTCCTCGTTGTTGTAGTTGTTGGCCGGCTCGTAGATGCGGACGCGCTGGTTGTCGTTGATCCAGCGGCTCAGGAAGACGTCCATGGGGACGAACTCGCTGTAGCACTTGTAGCTCTGCCACGGCGCGTCCAGGTACTCCCAGAAGTACTTCTTCTTCTCCATGCGCTGGCAGGCGTGCGCGCCGATGAAGGTGATGACGGTGCTGCAGTGGCTGGAGTTGATGGGGCGGTGGTGCGGGATGAAGTAGCTGAAGTTGTTGAAGAGGTTCAGCTCCTGCACCAGCTTGTCCTGGTCCACCTTCCAGTAGGCGTGGACGGAGGCCTCATCGTTCGGCGTGCGGAAGCGCTCGTACGAGAAGCGCGAGTAGTTGTAGTCCTGCGTGTAGCCCGTGTAGGCCAGCTGATCATTGGGGAACTCGGTGGCCACCATGCGGTTGATGCTGCCGAAGTTGTTCATGTTGAACGAGGCGGGCAGCAGCGCGAACACGGAGTTCAGGTTCCAGGACTGGCGGATCTTGTCGTGCAGCGCGCGGGACAGGTCCGTCGCGTTCGGCGCCAGGAAGATGGGGCCCGAGTCATTCAGCAGGTAGCCGCGCGCCGGGTTCATGATCTTGCGCACGAAGTAGTACGAGGACGAGGTGGCCGCGCCGCCCGCGCTGTAGCCCGTCACCAGCAGCTTCTGCACGCTGGGGAAGCGCGTCTTGGCGTAGTTGGCCGCGGCGATGGTGTTGGCGTAGCCGTTGTGGCGCCACACCAGCGGCGGGTTGGCCCCCGTGGGGTCCGTATAGGTGGCGGTGTTGTTGCCCACGTGCACGTCACCGGTGCAGTACGGCATGTAGACGATGTTCCAGTCCTTGGTGACCAGGTCCCGCTTGCTGCGCAGCGGCAGGCCCGGGTCCGCGCCGTTCACGATGGGCGAGACGTACTTGGCCGTGAACTGGGTGATGTAGTCGTCCGCGATGCCGTTGGGGTTGGCGGCGCCCAGTACTCCGGCGCGGCCGCTACACGTCTCGTAGTCCCAACACGCGCCGCCGCCCTCGAAGAGGAACAGGAGGTTGGGCGAGGTCGTCTTGCGAATCCAGAACTTGTACTGGGAGCCGTTGCCACAGACGGTGCCGGGAAGGGCCACCTTCTCCCAGGCGTAGTTGTTACCGCCGTCGACCAGCACGTCGATGATCGAGGGGAGCAGCACTTCGGCGCGGGAGACCGCCGGCGCAAGCATGAGGGCCAGCAGGCTCGGCAAGAGAAGGCGCTTCATTCAGGTTCCTCCTGTTTCGGGGGGATTGCCTGTTACACCTGTAGCAAATCGAAAGTCCAGGGGTCTTCTAAACCCCAGGGATAGCCGGAAGGCGTGACAGGTAGGAGAGGTGCGGTTGCGAGGAGATGGCACGCCGCGCTATCTGACGCCCCCATGAGCTCGACGGCCCGATGGAAGCTCCCGCTGGCGATCGGTTTGGTCGCCGTGGTGGTTGCGGTCCTCTTCGCGGTGCTCGGCGGCAAGCCGACGGTGGAGCCCCCTCCGCGCGAGGCGACCACTCCAGCTCCTGCTCCGCCGCCCGCCGCGCCCGCGCGCCCAGCGGCTCCGGCCCTGAGCGCGGGCAGCCAGGCCGATCCGCTCGATCGGTTCCTCATGACGCAGCCAGACGAGGCCGCTGCCGCTCCGGCCGGTAGCCCGGTGAAGCTGGAGGAGCTGCGCGCGAAGCTGCCCGACAACCTGTACTGGGAGCTGGACGCCCCCACGACGGATCCGCAGGTGCTCGAGAAGCGCGCCGAGGCGAAGCGGAAGTGGAACGAAGTGTTCGGAAAGATTCAGTCGGGGGATGCCACCGAGGAGGAGATCCACCGCTACTACGATTACCGGCGGAAGCGCTCGGAGGACAACCTTGCGATCGCCAACCTGATGATCTCCGAGTATGGCGACAAGCTCCGGGAGGAGGAGCGAGGGCTGATCGATCTGAGCATCCGGATGCACCAGGATCGCCTGAAGGAAGTGCCTCGGCAGACCGCGGATGCGCTCGAGCGCAAGGCGCTCCAGGACAAGCGCCGCGAGGAGTGGATCCGCAACGGCAAGAAGCCCTGAGCCCGAGGAAGGGCGCTAAGGTGCGCGCCCATGACTCGGTCTCCCGCTCTCTGTGCCCTGGTCCTGGTGTGTGGCGCGCTCGTCGCCCAGGCGGCGCCTCCCGCGCGCCCCGCGGCGAACCCGCGTGGCTGGCAGCTCGAGTGGGCCCGTGGCGCCGTCTTCTATGAAGTCTTCGTCCGCAGCTTCGCGGACTCCAACGGCGACGGGGTGGGGGACTTCAACGGGCTCACCGCGAAGCTGGACTACCTGAGGGAGCTCGGCGTGGAGGGGCTGTGGCTCATGCCCGTCTTCGAGTCGCCCAGCTACCACGGCTACGACGTCGTCGATTACGAGAAGGTGGACTCGGAGTACGGCACGCAGGAGGACTTCGAGCGGCTGCTGCGCGAGGCCCACCGGCGCGGAATCCGCATCGTCGTGGACTTCGTCATCAACCACACCAGCTCCAAGCACCCGTGGTTCGAGGAGTCCGCGTCCTCGCCGAGCTCTCCCAGGCGCGACTGGTACGTGTGGCGCGCGGATGATCCGGGCTGGACGCAGCCGTGGGGCGGCACCCACCGCGTGTGGCACCCGAAGGGGGACGCGCACTACTACGGCATCTTCTGGGGCGGCATGCCGGACCTCAACTACCGCAACCCCGAGGTGCGCGCGGAGGTGAAGCGGTTGGCCTCGCTGTGGCTGTCGCGAGGCGTGGACGGCTTCCGGCTGGATGCCGCCCGCCACCTGGTGGAGAAGGGCCCGGGCGAGCAGCAGAACGACACCCCGGAGACGCACGCCTTCTGGAAGGAGTTCTCCGCCCACGTGCGCGGCGTCCGCCCCGATGCGCTCCTGGTGGGCGAGGTGTGGAGCGAGTCCAAGAACATCATTCCTTATTACGGCGCGACGACGCGGCTGCCGGGCGGCGACGAGCTGCCCATGCTCTTCAACTTCCCCATGGGCGAGTCGATGCTGGGCTCGCTCCAGGCGGGGGATGGGGCGCGGCTGGCCACGCAGCTCACCGAGGTGAGCACCGCCTATCCCCGGGGCGTGCTGGTGGCGCCGTTCCTCGCCAACCACGATCAGGTCCGCGTCGCCACCCAGCTCGAGGGCCAGGAGGGACGGATGCGGATGGCTCCGGCGCTGCTGCTGACGCTGCCCGGCACGCCCTTCCTCTATTACGGAGAGGAGATCGGCCTGCCCAACGGCCCGAAGAGCGAGGGAGATCCCGGCAAGCGCCGCCCGCTGCCGTGGGACGGCACGGAGAAGGGGGGCTTCACCACGGGCAAGCCGTGGGCGCCGTTCGTCGAGGGCTGGCAGCAGCGGAACGTCGCCGCGCAACTGGGTGACACCGGCTCGCTGCTGCACCGCTACCGGCTGCTCATCCACGTGCGCCGCGCGTCGCCCGCGCTCAGGGTGGGTACGCTCCGGCCGCTGCCTCGGAGCAGCGAGGCGCCCTCCGTGGTGGCCTACCTCCGCGAGGTGGAGGGCGAGCGGGTGCTGGTGGTCCACAACGTGGGGGCCGCGCCGGCCACCGTGAGCCAGGTGCTCCCGGGCACGCCCATGGAGCAGCTCTTCGCGGATCCGGACGTGAGCGCGACGGCCGAGCCCGGCAAGAAGGGCACCTGGAAGGTGTCGCTCCCCGCGTACTCCAGCGCCGTGTGGCGGCTGCGGTAGCCAAGGACGGAGGCTCGAGCGATGGCGAACAGGGCGATCCTCACGGGAGCGAGCGGGACGGTGGGCTCGCGCCTGTCCGGCTTCCTGCGGCAGCAGGGCTTCGACGTCATTCCATGGGACAGGAGGCACGTCCCCGTGGACGACTACGCCGCCATGGAGCGGTTCGTTCGCGAGGCGGCGCCCGAGGTGGTCTTCCACCTGGCCACGGCCTCGCAGCCCACGGGGCGGCCGGGGGAGTCCTGGCTCATCAACTACGAGTGGACCAGCGAGCTGGCGTGGATCACCCGGACGCTGGGCATCCGCTTCGTGTTCACCAGCAGCGTGCTGGTATTCACGAACGATGCCCGCGGGCCCTTCACGCGGGACTCCCAGCCGGACGCCACCGAGGGCTACGGCTACGAGAAGCGGCGGGCCGAGGAGCGCGTCTTCCACCAGAACCCCCAGGCCCGGGTGGCGCGGCTGGGCTGGCAGATCGGCGAGGAGCCCACGGGCAACAACATGCTGGCCTTCCTCGAGGGGAAGATGCGTGAGGAGGGCAGGGTGCGTGCCAGTGCGCGCTGGTACCCGGCATGCTCGTTGCTCGATGACACGGTGCGTGCACTGCATGAGCTCTCGAGCGCCGAGCCAGGCCTCTACCAATTGGACTCGAACGAGCGGTGGACCTTCTACGACATCGCCCGAGCGCTGAACGCCCGCCACGGGAACCGGTGGACGGTGGAGCCCTCGGAGGACTTCGTCTACGACCAGCGGATGAAGGAGGAGCGCATCCGGCTCCCCTCGCTCGGAGAGCGTCTGCCCGGGCTGCCCTGAGGTGCCCGTGTCGGGCCCGAGCTCCACCAACTGGTATGCTTGTCATACCAGTTCGCAAGAAGTCCGGCCGACAGCCCGGTCCTGTCAGGGGGAGGCGGGGCCGTGCGAGCAGGCGGGGGCAGGGGCCTCAGTGCTCGGCTGCCTTGTCGCTGGGGACGTGCCATGCTGCCTCCGCGATGAGTGACGCGAGCGGTCGGCCGGCGCGCAAGCCGATGATCGAAGTAAAGGGCCTCTACAAGTCCTTCGGGGGGCAGGAGATCCTCCGAGGGGTGGACCTGGTGGTGGAGGAGGGGACCACCTGCGTGCTGATGGGGGTGTCCGGCTCGGGCAAGACGGTGCTGATGAAGCACCTGGTGGGGCTGCTGCAGCCAGACCGGGGCACGGTCATCATCGACGGCCAGGACATCTCGAAGCTGGACGAGGCGGGGATGGATCAGCTGCGGCGCAAGCTGGGCATCCTCTTCCAGGCCAACGCTCTCTTCGACTCGCTCACCGTCTTCGACAACGTGGCCTTCCCGCTGCGCGAGCGCACGAAGATGTCGGAGGCCGAAATCCTGGAGTCCGTGAACAAGTCGCTGGCCGTGGTGGGGCTGACGCACGCGGCGAAGAAGTTCCCGGGCGAGCTGTCCGGCGGCATGCAGAAGCGCGTGGGCTTCGCGCGCGCGGCCATCCTCCAGCCGAGCATCCTCCTCTATGACGACCCGACGGCCGGTCTGGATCCGCTCACCACGGCCTCCGTCAACGAGGTCATCTTCACGGGCAAGCAGCAGCTGGGGGCCACCTCGCTGGTCATCACCCCGGACGTGGCGTCCGGCTTCCGGGTGGGAGACACCCTGGCCCTCATGCACGAGGGGCGCGTCGTCCAGGCCGGCCTGCCCGAGGAGTTCCGTCGCGCGGAGCACCCGGCGGTGAAGTCCTTCCTGAACACCTGGCTGCAGCGCCAGAACCAGCGCCCCCGCGGAGGCGGAGACGCTCAGGGGACCAGGTAGTACTGCTCCTGCCGGGGGGCGAAGAGCTTCCAGCCCTCGTCCGTCAGCCGGGCGGGATCCTCCTGCATGACGAGGACCTTCTGGCCGCCCCACTCCGGCACCTCGCTCAGCGTGTTCAGCTCCAGGGCGATGTACGAGCCCTGGCGGAGCCGGGGCGGGGGCTCGCGGCGCGCCGTCCCCTCGTCGATGCCCGAGCCCAGGCCGTGCCCGTGGTTGCCCAGCGGATGGCTGTAGATGCGGGCCTGGATGCCTCGCTCGCTCATCTCCGCCAGGGCCGCGTCATAGACTTCGGCGACGGTCCGCTCGGGCCTCGAGGCGCGCAGCATCAGCGCGTCCTGCAGCGCGTGGGTGTGGGCCAGCGCCTGCTTCAGCCCCGCGGGCGCGTCCTCCTCTCCCTCGCGCAGCAGGTACGCCATCCGCTGCCAGTCGCTGTGCAGCCCCATGTAGCTCAGGCCGAAGTCCAGGTGGATGAGGTCTCCCCGCTGGAGCACCAGCTCATCCGTCGCGGGGGATATCAGGTTCCCGAAGCCGCCCGGGGGGACCAGCCCCTGGCGCTGGACGCGCAGGTCCGGCTGGAACCACATGCCCAGCCCCAGCGCTCCCGCGCGATCGTAGAGCCAGCGCCGGATGTCCCCCACCGTCGTCCGGCCCGGAGAAATCACCTCTTGCGAGAGCGCCTGGCGAGCCACCCGCTCGGTGACGGCGACCAGGGTGGTGTAGTGCGGCAGCTCCTCGGGCAGCCGGGTGTCCAGGTACTCCTCGATGAGCGGCTCGGCGCTCACGAAGCGCTGCGCCGCCTCGGGGCCCATGCCCTCGGTGAGGAAGGCGTGGCTGGCCACCGTCAGGCTGCGGGTGATGCCGCGCCGGCCTCCCAGGCTCAGGCCGATGGCGCGCGGCTGGTACTGGAGGAACAGCTCGGACAGCGCATAGGCCTGTCCCGAGGGCGTCCGCGGCGTCTCGAAGAATCTGGAGACGTGCTCCTCGGGCTGGAACGGCAGCGCCACCTTCTTGAGCCCCTGCTCCCCCGCGTCGATGAAGACGAAGATGTCCCGCGTGCTGGCGTACGGGCGCGGCGGGGCGACGAACTGGGTGAGCGGATCGTCGTGGAACTCCTCGTTGACGATGATCCACATGCCCACGCCATGGCGCCGCATCATGGGCAGCAGCAGCTCGTGGCGCCGGGTGAGCCAGCCTTCCCGCACCTCGATCTGCCGGGACCAGGGCAGGAGCTTGGACTCCGGGGGCGGCTCTCCCGAGGAGCCCGAGCGGCAGGCCGACCCGAGGACGCAGCACAGGATCAGCAGGTATCCCCGCTTCATCGCGACTCCTCGTTCCATGCGGCTCTTGCTCCTGCCCGGAATCCCGAGCAGCTTGCCACTTCCTGGGCTTGGATATTCGAGGATCGCGCGGAGCGAAGGAGACCGGAGGGAGCATGAGGCGAGCCATCGCAGGCGGGGTGCTGCTGATCGCGGTGGGGTGGGCGCTGTGGTGGTTCACGCGCCGTCCCGAGGCCACGACGTCCACGGCTCCAACTCCCTCGGCGGAGCGGGTGGAGGTGGCGCGGCCCATGCCAGTCGGGGATGGCAAGGGGGCGGCGGCGCGGCCCGGGGCTCCGCGCGAGACGCTTCCGATCGAAGCGCCCATGCAGGAGCAGGAGGGTGTGCTCGAGCTCTCCGTGCGTGGCCAGTCCGGACCGGTGCCGGGGGCCGCCGTGTCCCTCTTCCTCCGGGGCGCCGAGGACCCCTCGACGCGAGAGCCCTCGTGGCGGCTGGCCGGACGCGGTGAGAGCGATGCGCAGGGCAACCTCCGCCTGCCGGCGCGGCCCGGGAGCTACCTCGTGCGCGCGACGGCCAGCGGCTTCGGCGCGGGCACTCTCGCGGTGCGCCGGCCCGCGGGAGAGGCGGTGACTCGCGCGACGCTCGCCCTCCAGGCACCGCTGCGCCTCGAGGGACGGGTGGTGGAGAAGGAGTCCGGCAACGGGCTGGCTGGAGCCGAGCTGCTGCTCACCCTCGGAGGCTCCTTCCGGCAGCGCGCGCAGGCCCCGGCGGAGCTGCGCCAC
This DNA window, taken from Hyalangium gracile, encodes the following:
- a CDS encoding pectin acetylesterase-family hydrolase; protein product: MKRLLLPSLLALMLAPAVSRAEVLLPSIIDVLVDGGNNYAWEKVALPGTVCGNGSQYKFWIRKTTSPNLLFLFEGGGACWDYETCSGRAGVLGAANPNGIADDYITQFTAKYVSPIVNGADPGLPLRSKRDLVTKDWNIVYMPYCTGDVHVGNNTATYTDPTGANPPLVWRHNGYANTIAAANYAKTRFPSVQKLLVTGYSAGGAATSSSYYFVRKIMNPARGYLLNDSGPIFLAPNATDLSRALHDKIRQSWNLNSVFALLPASFNMNNFGSINRMVATEFPNDQLAYTGYTQDYNYSRFSYERFRTPNDEASVHAYWKVDQDKLVQELNLFNNFSYFIPHHRPINSSHCSTVITFIGAHACQRMEKKKYFWEYLDAPWQSYKCYSEFVPMDVFLSRWINDNQRVRIYEPANNYNNEDAGMSAVAFLVNSALGD
- a CDS encoding alpha-amylase family glycosyl hydrolase; translation: MTRSPALCALVLVCGALVAQAAPPARPAANPRGWQLEWARGAVFYEVFVRSFADSNGDGVGDFNGLTAKLDYLRELGVEGLWLMPVFESPSYHGYDVVDYEKVDSEYGTQEDFERLLREAHRRGIRIVVDFVINHTSSKHPWFEESASSPSSPRRDWYVWRADDPGWTQPWGGTHRVWHPKGDAHYYGIFWGGMPDLNYRNPEVRAEVKRLASLWLSRGVDGFRLDAARHLVEKGPGEQQNDTPETHAFWKEFSAHVRGVRPDALLVGEVWSESKNIIPYYGATTRLPGGDELPMLFNFPMGESMLGSLQAGDGARLATQLTEVSTAYPRGVLVAPFLANHDQVRVATQLEGQEGRMRMAPALLLTLPGTPFLYYGEEIGLPNGPKSEGDPGKRRPLPWDGTEKGGFTTGKPWAPFVEGWQQRNVAAQLGDTGSLLHRYRLLIHVRRASPALRVGTLRPLPRSSEAPSVVAYLREVEGERVLVVHNVGAAPATVSQVLPGTPMEQLFADPDVSATAEPGKKGTWKVSLPAYSSAVWRLR
- a CDS encoding M24 family metallopeptidase, whose translation is MERGVAMKRGYLLILCCVLGSACRSGSSGEPPPESKLLPWSRQIEVREGWLTRRHELLLPMMRRHGVGMWIIVNEEFHDDPLTQFVAPPRPYASTRDIFVFIDAGEQGLKKVALPFQPEEHVSRFFETPRTPSGQAYALSELFLQYQPRAIGLSLGGRRGITRSLTVASHAFLTEGMGPEAAQRFVSAEPLIEEYLDTRLPEELPHYTTLVAVTERVARQALSQEVISPGRTTVGDIRRWLYDRAGALGLGMWFQPDLRVQRQGLVPPGGFGNLISPATDELVLQRGDLIHLDFGLSYMGLHSDWQRMAYLLREGEEDAPAGLKQALAHTHALQDALMLRASRPERTVAEVYDAALAEMSERGIQARIYSHPLGNHGHGLGSGIDEGTARREPPPRLRQGSYIALELNTLSEVPEWGGQKVLVMQEDPARLTDEGWKLFAPRQEQYYLVP
- a CDS encoding ABC transporter ATP-binding protein produces the protein MSDASGRPARKPMIEVKGLYKSFGGQEILRGVDLVVEEGTTCVLMGVSGSGKTVLMKHLVGLLQPDRGTVIIDGQDISKLDEAGMDQLRRKLGILFQANALFDSLTVFDNVAFPLRERTKMSEAEILESVNKSLAVVGLTHAAKKFPGELSGGMQKRVGFARAAILQPSILLYDDPTAGLDPLTTASVNEVIFTGKQQLGATSLVITPDVASGFRVGDTLALMHEGRVVQAGLPEEFRRAEHPAVKSFLNTWLQRQNQRPRGGGDAQGTR
- a CDS encoding sugar nucleotide-binding protein, producing the protein MANRAILTGASGTVGSRLSGFLRQQGFDVIPWDRRHVPVDDYAAMERFVREAAPEVVFHLATASQPTGRPGESWLINYEWTSELAWITRTLGIRFVFTSSVLVFTNDARGPFTRDSQPDATEGYGYEKRRAEERVFHQNPQARVARLGWQIGEEPTGNNMLAFLEGKMREEGRVRASARWYPACSLLDDTVRALHELSSAEPGLYQLDSNERWTFYDIARALNARHGNRWTVEPSEDFVYDQRMKEERIRLPSLGERLPGLP